A genomic region of Zea mays cultivar B73 chromosome 6, Zm-B73-REFERENCE-NAM-5.0, whole genome shotgun sequence contains the following coding sequences:
- the LOC103629520 gene encoding transcription elongation factor 1 homolog has protein sequence MGKRKSRSSKLAAQPKKAPKLEKVFTCPFCNHPESVKCLIDLKLGYAEASCLICEESYCTVPHNLTAPTDIYHEWIDECERANDDARRSRR, from the coding sequence ATGGGGAAGAGGAAGTCGAGGAGCTCCAAGCTGGCGGCGCAGCCAAAAAAGGCGCCGAAACTGGAGAAGGTCTTCACGTGCCCGTTCTGCAATCACCCGGAGAGCGTCAAGTGCCTCATCGACCTCAAGCTGGGttacgcggaggcgtcgtgcctcaTCTGCGAGGAGAGTTACTGCACCGTCCCCCACAACCTGACCGCGCCCACTGACATCTACCACGAGTGGATCGACGAGTGCGAGCGCGCCAACGACGACGCCCGCCGCTCCCGCCGGTGA